Proteins co-encoded in one Diprion similis isolate iyDipSimi1 chromosome 13, iyDipSimi1.1, whole genome shotgun sequence genomic window:
- the LOC124413873 gene encoding uncharacterized protein LOC124413873 translates to MNQSFVPATAARIFICDICAMHRSTITPRTPHSSQENLSVQDPKMANITLEDLMGQLQRSSASVDSKLGCIQKTLSGVEKNIADLRADVYNLSVSHDEMANRISDLEATAQNAHSVSKEVMTENITIKNQIFEITNRLSVIESHNTAGKITLTGIPSSVTDSPDIIARKIFDALKIPELIGDVLDIRNLTKKSTKEQGSRPSTSAATPSASRAFIITLKSAMIKDFIISKKREKKDLTVREVFSLNSSGKIFLNEFLPPNIYKLLRQTKAMALQLQYQYVWPKSGGICVRKTDGSPVITIGSEIDLAKLT, encoded by the exons ATGAATCAATCGTTTGTACCGGCGACTGCGGCGAGAATTTTCAT TTGTGACATTTGTGCGATGCATCGGTCTACTATTACTCCGCGTACTCCACACTCTTCGCAAGAAAACTTGTCCGTGCAAGATCCAAAAATGGCAAACATTACTCTTGAGGATCTTATGGGTCAATTACAGCGTTCGAGTGCTTCCGTCGATAGCAAATTAGGGTGTATACAGAAAACGCTATCAGGTGTCGAAAAGAACATCGCTGATTTGCGCGCTGACGTGTATAATCTATCTGTTTCGCACGATGAGATGGCAAACCGAATCTCTGATCTTGAAGCCACCGCTCAAAATGCTCACTCAGTATCAAAAGAAGTAATGACTGAAAATATTAccatcaaaaatcaaatttttgagaTTACAAACCGCTTATCTGTCATCGAATCGCACAACACAGCAGGTAAAATCACATTAACAGGCATACCCTCGTCGGTGACTGATTCTCCTGACATTATCGCGCGCAAAATCTTTGATGCCTTGAAAATCCCAGAACTCATTGGTGATGTTCTCGACATTCGCAATCTCaccaaaaaatcaacaaaggAACAGGGAAGCCGTCCCTCAACATCTGCTGCGACCCCCTCTGCATCTCGCGCTTTTATTATAACGTTAAAATCGGCTATGATTAAAGACTTTATCATTAgtaagaaacgagaaaaaaaagatctcaCTGTAAGGGAAGTCTTCTCTCTGAATTCGTccggtaaaatatttttaaatgagTTTTTACCTCCTAATATTTATAAGTTACTGCGTCAAACTAAAGCCATGGCTTTGCAATTGCAATATCAATATGTTTGGCCGAAATCAGGTGGCATATGCGTTCGTAAAACCGACGGCTCTCCGGTTATAACTATTGGCTCTGAGATCGATCTTGCGAAGCTCACCTGA